The following proteins are co-located in the Pseudomonas antarctica genome:
- a CDS encoding LysR family transcriptional regulator, with amino-acid sequence MFSSERLKGIDVFVCVAQYGSFTAAAEKMHLTASAISKNIARLETRLGARLFERTTRTLSLTDAGVAFLRTCTGVLADLEEAELSLQAENTEPRGRVRIDLPSAFGRAQVLPILLQWVKDHPLLIPHISFSDGFIDPLKEGVDIVVRIGDAHTWPETVEHRLLNRERHVLCASPAYLARHGTPHAERDLEHHRCIAYGWIDGSISPWRYAGEQGETRHRQIAAHLVMGNGDGLMMAALAGCGIVQLPSWLIEQPLREGTLVEVLPKLAITGMEINVAWVKNRQALPKIRAVVDALVTGLGA; translated from the coding sequence GTGTTTTCCTCCGAACGCTTGAAGGGCATCGATGTGTTTGTCTGTGTCGCGCAGTACGGCAGCTTCACGGCAGCGGCCGAGAAAATGCACCTGACGGCCTCTGCCATCAGTAAAAACATCGCGCGCCTGGAAACGCGCCTGGGCGCCAGACTGTTCGAGCGCACCACGCGCACGTTATCGCTGACGGATGCCGGTGTTGCGTTTCTGCGCACCTGCACCGGCGTACTGGCAGACCTGGAAGAAGCGGAGTTATCACTTCAGGCAGAAAACACCGAGCCTCGCGGGCGTGTGCGCATTGACCTGCCCAGCGCATTTGGCCGCGCACAGGTGTTACCGATCCTTCTGCAGTGGGTGAAGGATCATCCATTGCTGATACCGCATATCTCTTTCTCAGATGGTTTTATCGACCCGCTCAAGGAAGGCGTGGACATCGTGGTGCGCATTGGCGACGCACACACCTGGCCGGAGACGGTAGAGCACCGGCTGCTCAACCGTGAGCGGCATGTTTTGTGTGCATCCCCTGCGTATCTGGCTCGCCATGGCACCCCACACGCGGAGCGCGACCTTGAGCATCATCGGTGTATTGCCTATGGCTGGATTGACGGGAGCATCAGCCCTTGGCGTTACGCCGGTGAGCAGGGCGAAACACGCCACAGGCAAATCGCTGCGCACCTGGTGATGGGGAATGGTGACGGATTGATGATGGCCGCACTGGCAGGCTGCGGTATCGTACAGTTGCCGTCATGGCTGATCGAGCAACCATTGCGGGAGGGGACGCTGGTTGAGGTGTTGCCGAAACTGGCAATCACGGGAATGGAGATCAATGTGGCCTGGGTTAAAAATCGCCAGGCGCTGCCCAAGATTCGCGCGGTAGTTGATGCGCTGGTTACGGGGCTGGGCGCTTGA
- a CDS encoding MFS transporter — MLATLKNYPLTLNLLLCASLVLTLARAITLPYLVIYLSGHFELSIADIGLVIGSTLIIGSMLSLYGGFLVDRMSSYRLILTFCGVFTLSFLGAYVAPALWLFYLCLVSVNLAYAVIDIAVKAGFGSLLPVNQRSEVFSIKYTLTNIGYAVGPFLGAGLAAVDTSLPFLMSAGLGAGFFFIYFVWGDRCLVTVEANRPPTPFLAVGKLLLRDYRLVCFTLGGLLSAVVFGQFTAYLSQYLIVTSTPQATYRIISTVVATNALMVISLQYGLGKRITHRYLNVWLAAGLSLFIVGLGGFALSTTLLMWVLSMAIFTLGEIIVFPAEYMFIDNIAPNHLRGMYYAAQNLSNVGAALGPVLCGWVLATQPAHYIFYMLVLFIIGGGMLYLLGVSLSGALTAKPVK, encoded by the coding sequence ATGCTGGCAACGCTGAAAAACTACCCGCTCACCCTCAACCTGCTGCTGTGTGCCTCACTGGTATTAACCCTCGCCCGCGCAATTACGCTGCCCTACCTGGTCATCTACTTGTCGGGCCACTTTGAATTGAGCATCGCCGACATCGGCCTGGTCATTGGCAGCACGCTGATCATTGGCTCGATGCTGAGCCTGTATGGCGGTTTTCTAGTGGACAGAATGTCCAGTTACCGGCTTATTCTCACGTTCTGCGGCGTGTTCACGCTGAGCTTTCTCGGCGCCTATGTCGCGCCCGCGCTCTGGCTGTTTTACCTGTGCCTGGTGTCAGTCAACCTGGCCTATGCCGTGATTGATATTGCAGTGAAGGCCGGATTTGGCAGCCTGCTCCCCGTCAATCAGCGCAGCGAAGTGTTTTCGATCAAATACACGCTGACCAATATCGGTTATGCCGTCGGGCCGTTTCTGGGCGCGGGGTTGGCCGCCGTGGATACCAGCCTGCCCTTTCTGATGTCAGCAGGGCTTGGTGCCGGGTTCTTTTTTATCTATTTCGTGTGGGGCGACAGGTGCCTGGTGACGGTCGAGGCAAACCGGCCGCCCACGCCGTTCCTGGCAGTCGGCAAACTGCTGCTGCGTGATTACCGCCTGGTGTGCTTTACCTTGGGCGGGCTATTGAGTGCGGTGGTGTTCGGCCAATTCACTGCCTATCTCTCGCAGTACCTGATAGTCACCTCCACGCCCCAGGCGACCTACCGGATTATCAGCACGGTTGTGGCAACCAATGCCCTGATGGTGATCAGCCTGCAATACGGCCTGGGCAAACGGATTACCCATCGGTACTTGAACGTGTGGCTGGCGGCCGGCCTCAGCCTGTTTATCGTCGGGCTGGGCGGGTTCGCGCTGTCCACCACACTGTTGATGTGGGTGCTGTCCATGGCCATTTTCACCCTGGGTGAAATTATCGTGTTCCCCGCCGAATACATGTTCATCGACAACATTGCGCCGAATCATCTGCGCGGCATGTATTACGCCGCGCAGAACCTCAGCAACGTCGGCGCAGCATTGGGGCCCGTGCTGTGCGGATGGGTGCTGGCAACGCAGCCGGCTCACTACATTTTCTACATGCTGGTACTTTTTATAATCGGCGGTGGGATGCTGTATCTGCTGGGCGTTTCCCTGTCAGGTGCCCTCACCGCCAAACCGGTGAAGTGA
- a CDS encoding efflux RND transporter permease subunit has translation MNFSKFFISRPIFAAVLSLLILIAGAISLFQLPISEYPEVVPPTVVVRANFPGANPKVIGETVAAPLEQAITGVENMLYMSSQSTADGKLTLTITFALGTDLDNAQVQVQNRVTRTQPKLPEEVTRIGITVDKASPDLTMVVHLTSPDQRYDMLYLSNYALLNVKDELARLGGVGDVQLFGMGDYSLRVWLDPNKTASRNLTATDVVNAIREQNRQVAAGALGAQPAPNATSFQLSVNTQGRLVTEEEFENIIIRAGDNGEITRLKDIARVELGSSQYALRSLLNNQPAVAIPIFQRPGSNAIEISNEVRGKMEELKKNFPQGMDYSIVYDPTIFVRGSIEAVVHTLFEALILVVLVVILFLQTWRASIIPLVAVPVSLIGTFAVMHLFGFSLNALSLFGLVLAIGIVVDDAIVVVENVERNIELGLEPFQATEKAMSEVTGPIIATALVLCAVFIPAAFISGLTGQFYKQFALTIAISTVISAFNSLTLSPALAAVLLRGHDAPKDRFSKVLDKIFGGWLFRPFNRFFVKASHGYVGTVRRVIRGSGIALFLYAGLMVLTWFGFAHTPTGFVPAQDKQYLVAFAQLPDAASLDRTEDVIKRMSDIALKQPGVESAVAFPGLSINGFTNSPNSGIVFVTLKPFDERKDPSMSAGAIAGALNGKYSGIEEAYMAIFPPPPVQGLGTIGGFRLQIEDRGNLGYDELYKEVQNIITKSRTTPELFGLFTSYTVNVPQVDAAIDREKAKTHGVAVSDIFDTLQIYLGSLYANDFNRFGRTYQVNVQAEQQFRQDEDQIGQLKVRNNKGEMIPLATFIKVSDTSGPDRVMHYNGFITAEINGNAAPGYSSGQAQAAIEKLLKEELPNGMTYEWTDLTYQQILSGNTALFVFPLCVLLAFLVLAAQYESWSLPLAVILIVPMTLLSAITGVIISGGDNNIFTQIGLIVLVGLACKNAILIVEFAKDKQAEGLDPLAAVLEACRLRLRPILMTSFAFIMGVVPLVLSSGAGAEMRHAMGVAVFSGMIGVTFFGLLLTPVFYVLIRRYVERSEARKAAKALKLETQQ, from the coding sequence ATGAATTTTTCCAAGTTCTTCATTTCACGGCCGATCTTCGCAGCGGTGCTGTCGCTGTTGATCCTGATCGCCGGTGCAATCTCGCTGTTCCAACTGCCGATCAGCGAATACCCGGAAGTGGTGCCACCGACCGTCGTGGTGCGTGCCAACTTCCCGGGTGCCAACCCCAAAGTCATCGGTGAAACCGTGGCCGCTCCCCTGGAGCAAGCCATCACCGGCGTCGAGAACATGCTGTACATGTCCTCGCAGTCCACCGCCGACGGCAAGCTGACCCTGACCATCACCTTCGCCCTGGGCACCGACCTGGACAACGCGCAGGTGCAGGTGCAAAACCGTGTGACGCGGACTCAGCCGAAACTGCCTGAGGAAGTGACCCGCATCGGTATCACCGTGGACAAGGCTTCCCCGGACCTGACCATGGTGGTGCACTTGACCTCACCGGATCAGCGTTACGACATGCTGTACCTGTCCAACTACGCCTTGCTCAATGTGAAGGATGAGCTGGCACGCCTGGGCGGTGTGGGTGATGTGCAGCTGTTCGGCATGGGCGACTACTCCCTGCGTGTATGGCTGGACCCGAACAAGACCGCGTCGCGCAACCTGACCGCCACTGATGTCGTGAATGCGATCCGCGAACAGAACCGTCAAGTGGCCGCCGGTGCCCTGGGTGCGCAACCTGCGCCGAATGCCACCAGCTTCCAGTTGTCGGTGAACACTCAGGGCCGTCTGGTGACGGAAGAAGAGTTCGAGAACATCATCATTCGCGCAGGCGATAACGGTGAAATCACGCGCCTGAAGGACATCGCACGGGTCGAGCTGGGTTCCAGCCAATACGCCCTGCGTTCGTTGCTCAACAACCAGCCGGCCGTGGCGATCCCGATCTTCCAGCGCCCAGGCTCCAACGCCATCGAGATCTCCAACGAAGTGCGCGGCAAGATGGAAGAGCTGAAAAAGAACTTCCCGCAAGGGATGGACTACAGCATCGTCTATGACCCGACCATCTTCGTGCGTGGCTCCATCGAAGCGGTGGTGCACACCCTGTTCGAAGCACTGATCCTCGTGGTGCTGGTGGTGATTCTGTTCCTGCAAACCTGGCGCGCCTCGATCATTCCATTGGTGGCGGTGCCGGTCTCGTTGATCGGTACGTTTGCGGTGATGCACCTGTTTGGCTTCTCGCTTAACGCGCTGTCGCTGTTCGGCCTGGTACTGGCGATCGGTATCGTGGTGGACGACGCCATCGTGGTGGTGGAGAACGTCGAGCGTAATATCGAGTTGGGATTGGAACCGTTCCAGGCCACTGAAAAAGCCATGAGCGAAGTGACCGGCCCGATCATCGCCACCGCGTTGGTGCTGTGTGCGGTGTTCATTCCAGCAGCCTTTATCAGCGGCTTGACCGGGCAGTTCTATAAGCAGTTCGCGTTGACCATTGCGATCTCGACGGTAATTTCGGCCTTCAACTCGCTGACCTTGTCCCCTGCCCTCGCTGCCGTGTTGCTGCGCGGTCATGATGCGCCGAAGGATCGCTTCTCCAAGGTGCTCGACAAGATTTTCGGCGGCTGGTTGTTCCGTCCCTTCAACCGCTTCTTCGTCAAGGCCAGCCACGGTTACGTCGGCACCGTACGCCGGGTGATTCGTGGCAGCGGTATCGCGTTGTTCCTTTACGCCGGTTTGATGGTGCTGACCTGGTTCGGTTTTGCCCACACCCCGACCGGTTTCGTGCCGGCCCAGGACAAGCAATACCTGGTGGCCTTCGCGCAATTGCCGGACGCTGCGAGCCTGGACCGCACTGAAGATGTGATCAAGCGCATGTCCGACATCGCGCTGAAGCAACCGGGCGTGGAAAGCGCCGTAGCGTTCCCGGGCCTGTCGATCAACGGTTTCACCAACAGCCCGAACAGCGGCATCGTGTTCGTGACCTTGAAGCCGTTCGACGAACGTAAAGACCCGAGCATGTCTGCAGGTGCGATTGCCGGTGCACTGAACGGCAAGTACAGCGGCATCGAAGAAGCCTACATGGCAATCTTCCCACCGCCGCCGGTACAGGGCCTGGGCACGATTGGCGGGTTCCGCCTGCAGATCGAAGACCGTGGCAACCTGGGGTATGACGAGCTGTACAAAGAAGTGCAGAACATCATCACCAAGAGCCGCACCACGCCGGAGTTGTTCGGACTGTTCACCAGCTACACGGTCAACGTGCCCCAGGTCGATGCCGCCATCGACCGCGAAAAGGCCAAGACCCATGGCGTGGCGGTCAGCGACATCTTCGACACCCTGCAGATCTACCTGGGTTCGTTGTATGCCAACGACTTCAACCGCTTCGGCCGTACCTATCAAGTCAACGTGCAGGCTGAGCAGCAGTTCCGCCAGGATGAAGACCAGATCGGCCAGTTGAAAGTGCGTAACAACAAAGGCGAGATGATCCCGCTGGCGACCTTCATCAAGGTCAGCGACACCTCGGGCCCTGACCGCGTGATGCACTACAACGGCTTTATCACCGCCGAAATCAACGGCAACGCCGCACCGGGCTACAGCTCCGGCCAGGCCCAGGCAGCGATTGAAAAGCTGCTGAAAGAGGAACTGCCCAACGGCATGACCTACGAGTGGACCGACCTGACTTATCAGCAAATCCTCTCGGGCAACACTGCACTGTTCGTGTTCCCGCTCTGCGTACTGCTGGCGTTCCTGGTACTGGCGGCCCAGTACGAAAGCTGGAGCCTGCCATTGGCGGTGATCCTGATCGTACCGATGACGCTGCTGTCGGCCATTACCGGGGTGATCATCTCCGGCGGCGACAACAACATCTTCACCCAGATCGGCTTGATCGTACTGGTGGGCCTGGCGTGTAAGAACGCGATTCTGATCGTCGAGTTTGCCAAGGATAAACAGGCCGAGGGGCTCGATCCGCTCGCTGCGGTACTGGAAGCCTGCCGTCTGCGTCTGCGGCCGATCCTGATGACCTCGTTCGCCTTCATCATGGGTGTGGTGCCACTGGTGTTGTCCAGCGGTGCCGGTGCCGAGATGCGTCATGCCATGGGCGTGGCGGTGTTCTCCGGGATGATCGGGGTGACCTTCTTCGGCCTGTTGCTGACGCCAGTATTCTACGTATTGATCCGTCGCTATGTGGAGCGCAGCGAAGCGCGCAAAGCGGCCAAGGCCTTGAAGCTGGAGACACAGCAATGA
- a CDS encoding LysR family transcriptional regulator, with product MNQLSAMRAFRCIVEAKGFSAAAERLDTTHSTISRQLQQLEVELGVQLINRNTRRFSLTRPGEHYFAACVDILDRLDAAAMAMAQGHQQPNGLLRVSVPLVVGTLDLPHWLPGFQKRYPDIELELCCDDQFVDLVAEGFDVAIRIASALADTTLVARTLTVSKLVLVASPAYVNRHGLPRTAQELDGHRLLAFIGASSDWELCPPRGAPVKVTPTGQFKTNTLSALHAAALAGAGIACFTQATVRANFAQGQLVSILPNYSLGQRHYFALYPQSRYLAPNVRAFVDYMADFYASQGQAVSGHG from the coding sequence ATGAACCAGTTATCTGCCATGCGCGCCTTTCGGTGCATCGTCGAGGCCAAGGGCTTCTCTGCCGCGGCAGAGCGGCTGGACACAACCCACTCGACGATTTCCCGGCAATTGCAGCAACTGGAAGTTGAACTGGGCGTTCAGTTGATCAACCGCAACACCCGGCGTTTCAGCCTGACCCGCCCCGGAGAGCACTACTTCGCAGCGTGCGTCGATATTCTCGATCGCCTTGATGCGGCCGCCATGGCCATGGCGCAGGGGCATCAGCAACCCAATGGCCTGTTGCGGGTCAGCGTGCCCCTGGTGGTCGGCACACTGGACCTGCCGCACTGGCTGCCGGGTTTCCAGAAGCGCTACCCCGATATCGAACTTGAGCTGTGCTGCGACGATCAGTTCGTTGATCTGGTCGCCGAAGGGTTCGATGTGGCTATCCGTATCGCCAGTGCACTGGCTGACACCACGCTGGTCGCGCGCACCCTGACGGTTTCAAAGCTGGTCCTGGTGGCTTCTCCGGCCTATGTAAACAGACACGGTTTGCCACGCACAGCCCAGGAACTCGACGGCCATCGCTTGCTGGCGTTTATCGGCGCCTCATCCGACTGGGAGCTGTGCCCGCCACGCGGTGCACCGGTCAAGGTCACGCCAACGGGGCAGTTCAAGACCAACACCCTCAGCGCCTTGCACGCCGCCGCACTGGCCGGCGCCGGCATCGCGTGTTTTACCCAGGCCACCGTGCGCGCTAATTTTGCGCAAGGGCAACTCGTCTCCATTCTGCCCAACTATTCACTGGGCCAACGGCATTACTTCGCGCTCTATCCGCAATCGCGGTATCTGGCGCCCAACGTCAGGGCGTTTGTCGATTACATGGCCGACTTCTACGCGTCCCAAGGGCAAGCCGTAAGCGGTCACGGATAA
- a CDS encoding efflux transporter outer membrane subunit: MSVKVFLPSLLVLALSACAVGPDYKTEKLAAANITAAADTKSYDHAQYEGIWWQQFEDPTLNQLVTQSLSGNRDLRVAFARLRAARAIRDDAANDIMPVVTSRASSDVGKGQIPGQTTKRVNSERYDLGLDMAWEVDLFGRIRRNLEASDADQQVAEADLYQLQVTMIAELVDAYGQLRGAQLRERIALDNLKNQQESRTITVSLRDAGVGDQLDVERADARLAAVEASVPQLQAEQVRERNRIATLLGQRPDKLTVDLSPKDLPAIAKALPIGDPGQLLQRRPDILSAERKLAAATARIGVAKADLFPRVSLSGFLGFTAGRGSQIGSAAANAWSLGPSITWAAFDLGSVRARLRGANAEADGALATYEQQVLLALEESENAFSDYGKRQQRLVSLIRQSESSRAAADLAAIRYREGTVDFLVLLDAQRERLAAEDSQAQAEVDLYRGIVAIYKALGGGWQPDTVVASSK; encoded by the coding sequence ATGAGCGTGAAAGTATTCCTGCCTAGCCTGCTGGTATTGGCGCTGAGCGCCTGCGCCGTCGGCCCGGACTACAAAACCGAGAAGCTTGCGGCTGCCAATATCACGGCCGCCGCCGACACCAAAAGCTATGACCATGCCCAGTACGAAGGCATTTGGTGGCAGCAGTTCGAGGACCCTACTCTCAACCAACTGGTGACCCAGTCGCTGAGCGGTAACCGCGACCTGCGTGTAGCGTTCGCCCGTCTGCGAGCCGCCCGCGCGATTCGCGATGACGCGGCCAACGACATCATGCCGGTGGTGACCAGCCGTGCCAGCAGCGACGTGGGCAAAGGCCAGATTCCCGGCCAGACCACCAAGCGCGTCAACAGCGAACGCTACGACCTGGGCCTGGACATGGCCTGGGAAGTCGACTTGTTCGGCCGCATCCGCCGCAACCTCGAAGCCAGCGACGCTGACCAACAGGTGGCGGAAGCCGACCTGTACCAACTGCAAGTCACCATGATTGCCGAGTTGGTGGACGCCTACGGCCAACTGCGCGGCGCTCAACTGCGCGAACGCATCGCCCTGGACAACCTGAAGAACCAGCAGGAATCGCGCACCATCACCGTCAGCCTGCGTGATGCCGGCGTCGGCGACCAACTCGACGTGGAGCGCGCCGATGCCCGCCTGGCGGCGGTTGAAGCCAGCGTGCCGCAACTGCAAGCCGAGCAAGTACGCGAGCGTAACCGCATCGCCACCCTCCTCGGCCAGCGCCCCGACAAGCTGACCGTGGACCTGAGCCCGAAAGACCTACCGGCGATTGCCAAGGCGTTGCCAATCGGTGACCCGGGGCAACTGCTGCAACGTCGCCCGGACATTCTCAGTGCCGAACGCAAACTGGCCGCCGCTACTGCCCGTATCGGCGTGGCCAAGGCGGACCTGTTCCCGCGGGTCAGCCTCAGCGGCTTCCTCGGCTTTACCGCCGGGCGCGGTTCGCAGATCGGCTCGGCGGCCGCGAATGCCTGGTCCCTCGGCCCGAGCATCACCTGGGCGGCGTTTGACCTGGGCAGCGTGCGTGCGCGTTTGCGCGGCGCGAATGCCGAGGCCGATGGCGCCCTGGCGACGTATGAGCAGCAAGTATTGCTGGCTCTGGAAGAATCGGAAAATGCCTTCAGTGATTACGGCAAACGCCAGCAGCGTCTGGTCTCGCTGATTCGTCAAAGTGAATCCAGCCGCGCCGCCGCCGACCTTGCCGCGATCCGTTATCGCGAAGGGACGGTGGACTTTCTGGTGCTGCTCGACGCGCAACGTGAGCGCCTGGCGGCGGAAGACTCACAGGCACAGGCCGAAGTGGATTTGTATCGCGGGATTGTCGCGATCTACAAAGCCCTCGGTGGTGGCTGGCAGCCGGACACCGTCGTCGCCAGCAGCAAGTGA
- the mexE gene encoding multidrug efflux RND transporter periplasmic adaptor subunit MexE — translation MEQSLKHLRFPLAILAVVVMSACGKTPEQAAAMPPAKISVAKVLEQPVNEWDEFTGRLEAPETVQIRPRVSGQIDQVAFIEGALVKKGDVLFQIDPRPFQAEVRRLEAQLAQTKAAASRSDNEAQRGERLRQSNAISAELADSRTTAAQEARAAVAGIQAQLDLAKLNLSFTRVTSPISGRVSRAEITAGNLVTADVTALTSVVSTDKVYAYFDADERVYLKYTELARQGRRGATTPVYLGLSNETGNPHLGQMNFVDNQVNPATGTIRGRAVFDNSKGEYTPGLYARLKLVGSGTYSAVLINDEAVGTDLGKKFVLVMDGDKPAYRSVELGPKIEGLRIVRSGLNKDDTIVVKGLQRIRPGSPVAPETIPMASKETLAALAQQRQALEASNLEQVAPDKAAPKVASVATPRG, via the coding sequence ATGGAACAGTCACTCAAACATTTGCGCTTCCCCCTGGCGATTTTGGCCGTGGTGGTGATGAGCGCGTGCGGCAAAACTCCGGAACAAGCGGCCGCCATGCCCCCTGCAAAAATCAGTGTGGCCAAGGTGCTCGAACAACCGGTAAACGAGTGGGATGAATTCACCGGTCGCCTGGAAGCGCCGGAAACCGTGCAGATTCGTCCGCGCGTGTCCGGCCAGATCGACCAAGTGGCGTTCATCGAAGGCGCCCTGGTGAAGAAAGGCGATGTGCTGTTCCAGATCGACCCGCGTCCGTTCCAGGCTGAAGTGCGCCGCCTCGAAGCCCAGCTTGCCCAAACCAAAGCCGCCGCCAGCCGTAGCGATAATGAAGCGCAACGGGGCGAACGCCTGCGTCAGAGCAACGCGATTTCCGCCGAACTGGCCGACTCGCGCACCACCGCTGCCCAGGAAGCCCGCGCCGCTGTCGCCGGGATTCAGGCGCAGTTGGACCTGGCCAAGCTCAACCTGAGCTTTACCCGCGTGACCTCGCCGATCAGCGGCCGCGTCAGCCGTGCCGAAATCACCGCCGGCAACCTGGTGACCGCCGACGTCACCGCACTCACCAGCGTGGTCTCCACCGACAAGGTCTACGCCTACTTCGACGCCGATGAGCGCGTGTACCTCAAGTACACCGAGCTGGCCCGCCAAGGCCGTCGTGGCGCAACAACGCCTGTGTACCTGGGCCTGTCCAACGAAACCGGCAACCCGCACCTGGGCCAGATGAACTTCGTCGACAACCAGGTCAACCCGGCCACCGGCACCATCCGTGGCCGCGCCGTGTTCGATAACAGCAAGGGCGAATACACCCCTGGCCTGTATGCCCGCTTGAAGCTGGTTGGCAGCGGCACCTACTCCGCTGTGTTGATCAACGACGAAGCGGTCGGCACCGACCTGGGCAAGAAGTTCGTGCTGGTGATGGACGGCGACAAACCGGCTTATCGCTCGGTGGAACTGGGGCCGAAGATCGAAGGCTTGCGCATCGTACGCAGCGGTTTGAACAAGGACGACACCATCGTCGTGAAGGGCTTGCAGCGCATTCGTCCGGGGTCGCCGGTTGCACCGGAAACCATCCCGATGGCCAGCAAGGAAACCCTCGCCGCCTTGGCACAACAACGACAAGCGCTTGAAGCCAGCAACCTGGAGCAAGTGGCGCCGGATAAAGCCGCGCCCAAAGTTGCCAGCGTCGCGACTCCACGCGGTTAA
- a CDS encoding cysteine hydrolase family protein: protein MLKTVIAGLGLLMSLGQCAVAADAQVNTQPTIRAMFGAKPTDQLDPKTTALLVIDFQNEYFTGRMPIPDGMKALDNAQRLIAFADKQHIPVIHVQHVAPEGAAVFAKDGKTVNFHPLMQPRPQDKVIQKTTVSVFASTDIDAQLKKAGIKTLIISGLMTHACVAGAARDAVPLGYDVVVASDATATRAITRANGDSVSKDALHNAALAEIEDTFGSVLTTAQIVALPVH, encoded by the coding sequence ATGCTTAAAACCGTCATCGCCGGCCTTGGCCTGCTGATGAGCCTCGGCCAATGTGCCGTGGCCGCTGATGCTCAGGTCAATACTCAGCCGACCATCCGCGCCATGTTCGGTGCCAAACCGACCGACCAGTTGGACCCGAAAACCACCGCGCTGCTGGTGATCGACTTCCAGAACGAATACTTCACGGGCCGCATGCCGATCCCGGATGGCATGAAAGCCCTGGACAACGCCCAGCGCCTGATTGCGTTTGCCGACAAGCAACATATCCCGGTGATCCACGTGCAACACGTGGCTCCGGAGGGCGCAGCGGTGTTTGCCAAGGACGGTAAAACGGTGAACTTCCACCCGTTGATGCAGCCGCGTCCACAGGACAAAGTCATTCAAAAAACCACCGTGAGTGTGTTCGCCAGCACCGATATCGACGCCCAGTTGAAGAAAGCCGGAATCAAGACACTGATCATTTCCGGCCTGATGACCCACGCCTGTGTCGCCGGTGCCGCGCGTGACGCGGTGCCGTTGGGCTACGACGTTGTGGTAGCATCCGATGCCACTGCAACCCGCGCAATCACTCGCGCCAATGGGGATTCGGTGTCCAAGGACGCGTTGCACAACGCGGCGCTGGCGGAAATCGAAGACACCTTCGGTTCGGTGCTGACCACCGCGCAAATCGTTGCCTTGCCCGTGCACTGA